From a region of the Listeria monocytogenes ATCC 19117 genome:
- a CDS encoding phosphotransferase family protein, protein MKDNFFGREYDIAPAGGETGQAFVATHEDEKFFLKRNSSPFLAALSVENIVPKLVWTRRVENGDVITAQKWVNCHILTREEMVGPRVAKLLAKIHHSENLQHMLAKIENCYFSADQLLSLIKVNTKANNELSKEIIAAIRYLEQNLSAAQTNDYVVCHGDVNHNNWIISEENELFLVDWDGAMLADPANDIGMILYQYIPRKDWVSWLSNYGTTLTEELHRKLKWYTICQTVMQLITEHSNEANERAKQIFQNAIEDDEV, encoded by the coding sequence ATGAAAGATAACTTTTTTGGGAGAGAATATGACATAGCTCCGGCCGGAGGGGAAACTGGCCAGGCATTCGTTGCAACACATGAAGACGAAAAATTCTTTTTAAAAAGAAATTCTTCGCCTTTTTTAGCTGCGCTTTCTGTAGAAAACATCGTTCCAAAATTAGTTTGGACGAGACGCGTAGAGAATGGAGATGTCATCACTGCTCAAAAATGGGTGAATTGCCATATTTTGACACGTGAAGAAATGGTTGGACCGCGAGTGGCAAAACTATTAGCTAAAATCCACCATTCAGAAAACTTGCAACACATGCTAGCGAAAATCGAAAACTGCTATTTTTCTGCAGATCAACTTTTGAGTCTCATAAAAGTAAACACAAAAGCTAATAACGAGCTATCGAAAGAAATAATAGCAGCAATCCGCTATTTAGAACAGAATCTCTCTGCTGCTCAGACGAACGATTATGTAGTTTGTCACGGAGATGTTAACCATAATAATTGGATTATTTCTGAAGAAAACGAACTGTTTCTAGTTGATTGGGATGGTGCGATGCTTGCAGACCCTGCGAATGATATCGGAATGATTTTATACCAATATATTCCGCGAAAAGATTGGGTAAGTTGGCTCTCTAATTACGGCACCACATTAACCGAAGAATTACATCGCAAATTAAAATGGTATACAATTTGTCAAACGGTTATGCAACTCATAACCGAGCATTCGAATGAAGCCAATGAACGAGCAAAACAAATTTTTCAAAATGCAATAGAAGATGATGAGGTGTAA
- a CDS encoding PepSY domain-containing protein, giving the protein MNWKAFIAGVGAGAAAGHLVYHYLLSDKTISGDVILEKVKDAFKQEGPIEGSWIQLKKQHYKKFAIDTFVYHGGITCIREGEKKQFEFIADANTGTIIDVYLA; this is encoded by the coding sequence ATGAACTGGAAAGCTTTCATTGCAGGCGTTGGAGCAGGAGCAGCGGCTGGACACCTTGTTTATCATTATTTACTTAGCGATAAAACAATTTCTGGGGACGTCATCTTAGAAAAGGTAAAAGATGCATTCAAGCAAGAAGGACCAATCGAAGGTTCTTGGATTCAACTTAAAAAACAACATTACAAAAAATTCGCGATTGATACTTTCGTTTACCACGGCGGAATCACTTGTATTCGCGAAGGCGAGAAGAAGCAATTCGAATTTATCGCAGACGCTAACACAGGAACAATCATCGACGTATATTTAGCTTAA
- a CDS encoding M42 family metallopeptidase, translating into MEKETLAMFKELTELQGTSGDEHRIRAFMRKELEPVSDEIIQDGLGGIFGVRHGAEGGPRVLVAAHMDEVGFMVTQITENGLIRFQTIGGWNPQVLQAQRVQIMAPNGPVIGVVASVPPHLLSEAERSKPTDPKNLLIDIGADDKADAEKIGIKPGQFIVPVAEFTPLANPKKILAKAWDNRYGVGLAIELMKELEGESLPNTLFAGANVQEEVGLRGAGVSANMIKPDLFFALDASPANDTTGNKSQFGQIGQGFLLRIFDRTMIMHRGMREFLIDTAETNKIPYQYFVSPGGTDAGKVHTSLSGIPSAVIGVPARYIHSSNSILHVDDYAAAKEMITTLIRSLDKTTYETIKNNA; encoded by the coding sequence ATGGAAAAAGAAACGTTAGCGATGTTTAAAGAATTAACGGAACTTCAAGGGACTTCGGGTGATGAACATAGAATTCGTGCTTTTATGCGAAAAGAACTTGAACCGGTTTCCGATGAAATTATCCAAGACGGCTTAGGTGGTATTTTTGGTGTGCGCCACGGAGCGGAAGGTGGTCCACGCGTCCTTGTTGCGGCTCATATGGATGAAGTTGGCTTTATGGTAACGCAAATTACAGAAAATGGTCTAATACGTTTTCAAACAATTGGTGGTTGGAATCCGCAAGTTTTACAGGCACAGCGAGTGCAAATTATGGCGCCTAACGGTCCGGTTATTGGGGTAGTTGCTTCTGTTCCACCGCATTTGTTGTCGGAGGCTGAACGTAGCAAACCAACGGATCCTAAAAACTTACTAATTGATATTGGTGCGGATGATAAAGCGGACGCGGAGAAAATTGGTATCAAACCAGGGCAATTCATTGTTCCTGTGGCTGAATTCACGCCGCTTGCGAATCCAAAGAAAATTTTAGCGAAAGCATGGGATAATCGTTATGGCGTTGGTCTTGCGATTGAACTTATGAAAGAATTGGAAGGCGAATCGTTGCCAAATACACTTTTTGCTGGGGCGAATGTGCAAGAAGAAGTCGGTCTGCGCGGTGCGGGCGTAAGTGCGAACATGATTAAACCAGATTTATTCTTCGCGTTAGATGCTAGCCCTGCAAATGATACGACTGGGAATAAATCGCAATTCGGTCAAATTGGTCAAGGTTTCTTACTGCGTATTTTTGACCGGACGATGATTATGCATCGAGGTATGCGTGAATTTTTAATAGATACTGCGGAAACCAATAAAATTCCTTATCAATATTTTGTTTCGCCAGGAGGAACGGATGCTGGGAAAGTGCATACATCGCTTAGCGGGATTCCGAGTGCAGTAATTGGTGTTCCAGCTAGATACATTCACTCGTCTAACTCGATTTTACATGTGGATGACTATGCTGCTGCAAAAGAAATGATTACAACGCTTATTCGCAGTTTGGATAAAACGACCTACGAAACAATTAAAAACAATGCGTGA
- a CDS encoding metal-sensitive transcriptional regulator gives MEIEQKKALVTRFAKIEGHVRSIKTMTEEERDLETIMQQIAAVKKAMDAAAKLIYTEQMKELIEQGETDEVVIKKKIDSFIR, from the coding sequence ATGGAAATCGAGCAAAAGAAAGCGCTGGTAACGCGATTCGCTAAGATAGAAGGACATGTACGTTCTATAAAAACGATGACAGAAGAAGAGCGTGATTTAGAAACTATTATGCAACAAATAGCAGCGGTGAAAAAAGCGATGGATGCTGCCGCAAAATTAATCTACACAGAACAAATGAAGGAGTTAATTGAACAAGGTGAAACAGATGAAGTGGTAATTAAAAAGAAAATAGATAGTTTTATCCGCTAA
- a CDS encoding thioredoxin family protein: MKKLESVEQFDAIKSEGKSVFMFSADWCGDCKFIEPVMPEIEAENEDFVFYHVDRDEFIDLCADLAIFGIPSFLAFEDGEEVGRFVSKDRKTKEEINDFLAAI, from the coding sequence ATGAAGAAATTAGAATCAGTAGAACAATTTGACGCTATTAAATCGGAAGGCAAATCCGTTTTTATGTTTAGTGCTGATTGGTGTGGCGACTGCAAATTCATCGAACCAGTAATGCCTGAAATCGAAGCGGAAAATGAGGACTTTGTCTTTTACCATGTTGATCGAGATGAATTTATTGATTTATGTGCTGATTTAGCGATTTTTGGTATTCCGAGCTTTTTGGCGTTTGAAGACGGTGAAGAAGTGGGGCGTTTTGTAAGTAAAGATAGAAAAACAAAAGAAGAAATTAATGATTTTCTAGCTGCGATATAA
- the trmB gene encoding tRNA (guanosine(46)-N7)-methyltransferase TrmB, protein MRVKHKPWAKDRLEEFPAIYIKNPEDFKGQWREVFGNDNPIHIEIGSGKGQFISGMAKANPEINYIGIEMIESVLVSALDKAIEADVPNLRLVARDAKLLEECFEKGEIAQIYLNFSDPWPKKRHTKRRLTNPTFLTIYERLLPEAGEIHFKTDNRSLFEYSLVAFSEYNMLLTFVSLDLHNSDYEGNIKTEYEEKFSAKGFPIYRLEAKFDRN, encoded by the coding sequence ATGCGTGTAAAACATAAACCATGGGCAAAAGATAGATTGGAAGAATTCCCAGCAATTTACATCAAAAACCCAGAAGATTTCAAAGGTCAGTGGCGTGAAGTATTCGGAAATGATAATCCAATCCATATCGAAATTGGTTCCGGTAAAGGTCAATTTATTAGTGGCATGGCAAAAGCAAATCCGGAAATTAACTATATTGGTATCGAAATGATCGAAAGCGTGCTCGTTTCGGCGCTCGATAAAGCGATTGAAGCGGACGTCCCTAATTTACGATTAGTTGCTAGAGATGCTAAATTACTAGAAGAATGTTTTGAAAAAGGAGAAATAGCACAAATTTATTTAAACTTCTCCGATCCATGGCCGAAAAAACGCCATACAAAACGTAGACTAACGAATCCAACGTTCTTAACTATTTATGAGCGACTGCTACCGGAAGCGGGGGAGATTCATTTCAAAACCGATAATCGCAGTTTGTTCGAATATTCGCTAGTAGCTTTCTCAGAATACAATATGTTATTAACTTTTGTATCTCTTGACCTGCATAATAGCGATTACGAAGGGAATATTAAAACTGAATACGAAGAAAAATTTTCAGCTAAAGGATTCCCCATCTATCGTCTTGAAGCAAAATTTGATAGAAATTAA
- a CDS encoding YtnP family quorum-quenching lactonase yields the protein MDSIQIGKIKIYWLRGGYTHFDGGAMFGVVPKPLWEKKYPANDKNQLANVTDPMFFQYLGKNYLIDSGLGNRRLTEKQKRNYGVTEESFVLEDLAQLSIAPEDIDYVLMTHLHFDHVLGLTGVSEEGSFYSIFPNAEIWTSKTEWEEMQHPNIRSKATYWQENWQTIAGQIHTFTKEKEFNDAIKMTHTGGHSNGHSVVWIESDGEKAIHMADIFPTFAHQNVLWVTAYDDYPMTSISAKQEIFKQTFGENYWFLSYHDARFRAVQMDGNGKIEAELKIEQRN from the coding sequence GTGGATTCCATTCAAATTGGAAAAATAAAGATTTATTGGTTACGCGGAGGGTATACTCATTTTGACGGTGGCGCAATGTTTGGCGTTGTACCAAAACCTTTATGGGAGAAAAAATATCCCGCAAATGACAAAAATCAATTAGCTAACGTAACCGATCCGATGTTTTTTCAGTACTTAGGGAAAAATTATTTAATTGATAGCGGGCTAGGGAACAGACGGCTTACAGAAAAACAAAAACGGAATTACGGTGTGACGGAAGAATCGTTTGTACTAGAAGATTTGGCGCAATTATCTATCGCTCCAGAAGACATTGATTATGTTTTGATGACACATTTGCACTTCGATCATGTGTTAGGCCTGACCGGTGTTTCGGAAGAGGGGAGTTTTTATTCCATCTTTCCCAATGCGGAAATCTGGACTTCCAAAACGGAATGGGAGGAAATGCAACACCCAAACATTCGTTCAAAAGCAACATACTGGCAAGAAAACTGGCAAACGATAGCAGGACAAATTCATACATTTACCAAAGAAAAAGAATTCAACGATGCGATTAAAATGACGCACACAGGTGGACATAGTAATGGGCATTCAGTTGTATGGATAGAATCGGACGGAGAAAAAGCGATACATATGGCGGATATTTTCCCGACATTTGCGCATCAAAATGTGCTTTGGGTCACTGCTTATGATGATTATCCAATGACTTCTATCTCTGCCAAACAAGAAATTTTTAAACAAACTTTTGGTGAAAATTATTGGTTTTTATCATACCATGACGCCAGATTTCGAGCAGTTCAAATGGACGGAAATGGAAAAATAGAAGCCGAATTAAAAATAGAACAGCGAAATTAA